One region of Vitis vinifera cultivar Pinot Noir 40024 chromosome 1, ASM3070453v1 genomic DNA includes:
- the LOC132252759 gene encoding uncharacterized protein LOC132252759, producing MEPHQEGASIGRPPFLIGENYSHWKVRMQYFLKMQSEKVWNTVEFGWSPPKVLDREGRPTNVIKPKLEWDRSENEASENNARAMYSIFNAISTDEFRRIATCTSTKEAWDILQVTHEGTNAVKVSKLQMLTSRFETIRMDDHETFGEFNAKLMDIVNSSFNLGEPISNSKVVRKILRSLPERFRAKVTAVEESKDVDSLKIDELVGSLQTFEMTLVSPRKAKGIALKVIKEESLSFESEDDEKMSEGELTKFAKKIKKYMKFRKAKKESNDGKKWRNSIGKEKKMEKDVKKELKIECFKCGGKGHYAFECPSKKKDKKAMQVTWSDSESNQSSEKESNGSEECTNFIAFVASVNEEPLLKEASSESSELSDSNDDDMSFDTAYETLYKECLSLKQEQVKWKASKKILTNEVDVLKGENKALLDKIAFLENEHLEVKEKCDVLKSEIQMFKDALSLRKEELHPSSKRLNELINSGRKSFDKRGLGFLGENATVDPQFCPFSTCL from the coding sequence ATGGAACCTCATCAAGAGGGAGCTTCCATTGGGAGACCACCATTTTTAATCggtgaaaattattctcattggaaagtgagaatgcaatattttctcaaaatgcaaagtgaaaAAGTTTGGAACACCGTTGAATTTGGTTGGTCTCCACCTAAGGTGTTGGATAGAGAAGGTAGACCAACTAATGTTATCAAGCCTAAATTGGAATGGGATAGAAGTGAAAATGAAGCAAGTGAGAATAATGCTAGAGCCATGTACTCCATCTTCAATGCCATTAGTACAGATGAATTCCGTAGGATTGCTACATGTACTTCTACTAAGGAGGCTTGGGATATTCTCCAAgtgactcatgaaggaactaatgCCGTGAAAGTGTCCAAGCTTCAAATGTTGACATCTAGGTTTGAGACCattaggatggatgatcatgaAACTTTTGGAGAATTTAATGCAAAACTGATGGACATTGTGAATTCTAGCTTCAATCTAGGTGAACCCATCTCTAACTCTAAGGtggttagaaaaattttaagatctCTTCCTGAGAGATTTAGAGCTAAGGTCACCGCCGTTGAAGAGTCTAAGGATGTGGATTCCTTGAAGATAGATGAACTTGTAGGCTCCCTCCAAACCTTTGAGATGACTCTTGTATCACCTAGGAAAGCTAAGGGAATTGCTTTAAAAGTTATTAAAGAAGAGTCCCTAAGTTTCGAAAGTGAGGATGATGAGAAAATGTCGGAGGGTGAGCTTACTAAGTTtgctaaaaaaattaagaagtaCATGAAATTCAGAAAAGCCAAGAAAGAATCAAATGATGGTAAAAAATGGAGGAACTCaattggaaaagagaaaaagatggagAAAGATGTGAAAAAGGAGTTGAAAATTGAGTGCTTTAAATGTGGGGGAAAGGGTCACTATGCATTTGAATGTCCctcaaagaaaaaagacaagaaGGCCATGCAAGTTACTTGGAGTGACTCCGAGTCTAATCAATCAAGTGAAAAAGAATCCAATGGAAGTGAGGAATGCACTAACTTCATAGCCTTTGTTGCAAGTGTCAATGAGGAACCTCTTTTAAAAGAAGCTTCAAGTGAGTCAAGTGAGTTAAGTGACTCCAATGATGATGACATGAGTTTTGACACAGCATATGAGACTTTGTATAAGGAGTGTTTGAGCCTTAAACAAGAACAAGTCAAGTGGAAGGCTTCTAAGAAGATTTTAACCAATGAGGTTGATGTTTTAAAGGGAGAAAACAAAGCCTTGCTTGATAAAATTGCATTTCTTGAAAATGAACATTTGGAAGTGAAGGAAAAATGTGATGTGTTGAAAAGTGAAATTCAAATGTTCAAGGATGCGTTAAGTCTTAGGAAGGAAGAGTTACATCCTAGCTCTAAAAGACTTAATGAGTTGATTAATTCAGGGCGTAAATCTTTTGATAAAAGAGGCTTAGGATTTCTTGGTGAAAATGctactgtagaccctcaattttgtccctttagcacatgtctttaa